TCGGCTGCCCTACCCGCGTGCAAAGCGCCATTCCGATGAGCGAAGTGGCTGAACCGTACATCCGGCGCCGCGCCATGCGTCATCTCGAAAAGGGTCGCATCGTGATTTTCGGCGGAGGAACCGGTAATCCGTTCTTCACCACCGACAGTGCGGCCACGCTGCGGGCGCTGGAGATCAACGCGGAGGTCGTGCTGATGGCCAAAAACAAGGTCGACGGCGTGTACGACGACGACCCGCGCAAGAATCCCGATGCCCGCAAGATCGACGCGATCAGCCACATGGACGTGGTGCAGCGCGGTCTGCAGGTCATGGACGCCACCGCGCTGACGCTGTGCGTCGAGAAGGGGTTGCCGATCGTGGTGTTCGACATCTTCGCTCCGGACAATCTGCAGCGCCTGCTGAGCGGGGAGCGGGTCGGCACGCTGATTTCCTGAGTGGGCCGCACCGTGTTCGTGGCGAGGCTGCTTCAGGCGGGGTTGCCGGGTACTTTTCTGTAAAATGCCGGCAGGAGGTTGATCATGACCATGAAATCGATATTCGGCGATGCTCGTGCACGCATGCAAAAAGCAATTGAAGCCCTCGAGAGCAATCTGTCCGTGCTGCGCACGGGCCGGGCCAATCCAGGCATTCTCAAAAAGATTCAGGTGGAGTATTACGGCTCGACCATGCCGCTTGATCAGGTGGCGTCGGTGACCACACCGGACGCCCGGACGCTGCTGGTGACACCCTGGGACCGGGGCGCCCTGGGCCATATCGAGCGTGCCATCCGGGACAGCGATCTGGGGCTCAATCCCAACAACAAGGGCGACGCCATCTTCATCACCCTGCCGGTCCTGACCGAGGAGCGGCGCAAGGATCTGGTCAAGACCGCGCGAACTTATGCCGAAGACGGCAAGATCGCCGTGCGAAATGTCCGCAAGAGTGCACTGGAGGACATCAAGAAGCAAGAAGGCGTGGGCGAGGACGAAATCAAGCGCGCCGAGGGCGAAGTGCAGAAGCTCACGGATGAGTTCGTGAACAGGGTCGAAGAGGTTCTGGAGCGCAAGGAGCAGGAAATTCTCGGTTGATGTGCCTTCCTTGATGCCCACATTTCCCCGTTCACGCCTCGTGCGCGGCGCCCAATGGCATGGCTGGCGGTTTCGTGGAGCGTCGTGGATACCCTAGGTACCCGGGTCCTGACATCCATCATCGGATTCACGGCGGTGGTGCTTGCCATCTGGGCCGGCTGGCCTCTGTTGCTGCCGGCCCTGCTGGTGGTGTCCACGCTGGCGCTGCGCGAATACGTGCATATGCTCAGCCGTCGGGATCTCGACGTGCGGCGCAAAAGCCTGTACCTGCTCGGAGTCCTGCTGATCATCGCGTCTTACCCGGGCTGGACTGCCTTTCCGCTGTCCGGTGTTTCGTGGAGGGAGGTGGCTCTGGGCGTTGCCGTGGGTTACTTTTTGGTCGTCGAGGTGATCTCGCCTGGGGAGCGTCCGCTGGAGCGTATCGTGTACAGCGTTTTCGGCTTGCTGTACATTCCCTGGCTGCTGGGTTACTTTCTGATGCTGCGTTACCTCCAGGGTGCTGACAGCGGGCTCGTCTACCTGATTTTGCCGCTGATTGCCACGTTTGCCTCGGACGTCGGGGGATTTTTCTTCGGCTACTTCTTCGGGCGGCGCAAGCTGGCGCCAGAAGTTTCGCCTGCCAAGACCATCGAAGGGGCCTTTGGGGGCCTGCTGCTGAGTTTTGTGATCGTGTTTGCGGTCAGCCGCGTCGTGGGGCTCTGGGCCTTCAGCTGGAGTATTTACGATTCCCTGCTGTTTTCGCTGCTGGTGTCGAGCGCCTCGCAGTTGGGCGACCTGGCTGAGAGCCTGATCAAGCGCTCGCTTGGAGCCAAGGATTCCGGCGCGACCCTTCCCGGGCACGGCGGTATTCTCGACCGGCTCGATTCCCTGCTGTTCGCGGTACCGATCACCTACCTGTTCCTGACGGTCGTGGGTCTGTTCTGAAGTACCACAGGTGAACGCCGCTGCCAGGCGGGACATGGCGTTGCGCACGAGTCGGTATACGCGCACCTTGGTAAGATTTACCCTTGCGCTTCCGGCTTCCATCCACGACAGTGGACTCGATTGCGCACGTCGAACGCGGCCCTGTCCGTTCCGGTCCGGAGTGGGAGCGGGCGGGTTCATGTGGCAACCCCGAGGTTGATTTGATACGAATTGCCATTCTCGGCTCGACGGGCTCGATCGGTACCCAATCGCTGGATGTCGCGCGCGAACGCGGCCTGACGGTGCGAGCCCTGGCTGCCGGCAACAAACTGGATATGCTCGAAGCACAAGTGCGCGAATTTCGCCCGGAGCTGGTCAGCGTGGCTGCGAACATTCTCACCGAAGCGCGCGAAAGGCTGCCGGGTGTCCGTGTCGTCGCCGACGTGCAGGAAGTGGCCACTGCCGACGTCGACGTCGTGGTGGCGGCCATTCCCGGGCTGGCCGGTCTGCCCCCGACCCGCGCGGCCCTGGAGGCGGGGCGAGACGTGGCGCTGGCCACCAAGGAAGCCATGGTCGCGGCGGGCCCGCTGATCTGGGAAGCGGCTGCGCGGGGAAGTGCTCATCTGGTGCCCGTCGACAGCGAGCACACGGCCATTTACCAGCTGCTGCTGGGCGAACAACTCAGCGAGGTCGGCGAGGTGATCGTCACGGCTTCCGGGGGCCCTTTTCGCCTGACGCCCGAGAATCTGGCTGAGGTGACCCCTGTTCAGGCGCTGGCGCACCCGACCTGGAGCATGGGACCCAAAATTACCATTGATTCGGCGACGTTGATGAATAAGGGGCTGGAGGTGCTTGAAACTGCGGCCCTGTACGGTCTGGGCCTGGAACGGGTCCGGGTGCTGGTCCATCCGCAGAGCGTGGTGCACGGACTGGTACGCTTTCAGGATGGAAACGTCAAGGCCCACCTCAGCGCGCCGGACATGCGCCTGCCCATCGCGTACGCGCTCAGTGCGGCCGCGACTGGCATGACGCGTCCCGGCGACGTGCGCGGTGGCCCGCGCCTGGAACGCCCGGGCGCGTACTTTCCCTTGACGGGAACCCTGGAATTCTTTGAGCCCGACTTCGGGCGTTTTCCGTGTCTGAGGCTGGCGTACCAGGCCGGTGAGTGCGGCGGGCTGGCTCCCGTCGCGCTCAATGCCGCCGATGAGGTGGCCGTCGAGGCTTTTCTGGCTGGAAGCCTCCCTTTCACTGGCATTCCCCGGGTGATCGAACAAATTCTGGCCGAGACTCCAGTCGACACCCTGAGCTGGGAAGGCCTCGAACATACCGACCACTGGGCACGCGTGCGAGCTCGGGAACTCACCGGGCACGCAGGGCGGTCCGTCGTAGGAGGAAAAGCATGAGCGGGACCGGCATCAGCATTGCGCTGTGGCTGCTGATTATCGTTGTAGCCACGTTCTGGCATGAGCTGGGCCACTATTGGGCCGCCCGTGCGCAGGGCGTCGGAGTCAAATCATTCTCCATTGGAATGGGTCCCATTCTGGTACGCTGGCGCTCAGGTGGCACCGAGTGGCGCCTGAGCGCCCTGCCGATCGGGGGATACGTCGAAATCGACGGCATGGCCCCGACCGTCAGTGAGCGCGGAGAACTACGTGCGCCCACTACCGGTTACGCCGGGCTGGGCGCGCCAGGAAAGATCGCCATTCTGCTGGCCGGTCCGCTGTTCAACTGGATTCTGGCCATTGCCCTGCTGGCGGGAAACTATGCGGCCCAGGGAGTCGTGACGCCGCTCAACGACCGTGCCCGCGTGGCGTCCGTCGCGCCAAATTCCGAAGCGCAGCGGCTGGGACTGCGCGAGGGGGATGTCATTGTCGCCATCAACGGGCGCGACATTCCGGAGAGCTACACGGTCGACGGGCAGCCGCGCCCCGGATTCCGTCAGGTGCAGGACGCGTTGGCGCTGGACGGCCCCAAGACCTTTACGGTCGAGCGCGACGGCCGGCGGCGCGAAGTCAGCTTCAACTGGCAGGCACGTGAGAATGGCGAACGCCGGTTGTTGGGGATCGGGTACGGCGAGGACCGCAAAGTCGAGCAGGTGGCCGTGCCGGCTGCGATCGCTGCGGCCGCCCGGACGAGCGTAGCAGTGATTCCGCAGGCGGTCGGAGCGTTCGCGGGCCTGTTTCAACGGATGCTGACGCTGGACTTGCAGGGCAACGGCGAAGTGGTCGGTCCCATCGGAACGGTGGGCATTGTCGGGCAGGCTGCTCAGGCAGGAGTCTGGACGGTGGTAGGCATCATGGCGCTGATCAACCTGAGCCTGGCGCTCTTCAACCTGCTCCCCATTCCCGGTCTCGACGGTGGGCGTATCTTCCTGGTGCTGGTGCAGGCACTGCTGCGTCGGCCGCTAACCTTTCAACAGGAAAACTTCATCAACCTGACCGGGTTTGCCCTGGTGATGCTGCTCATGCTATTCGTGGTATTCAGCGACGTGGCCCGATTCTTCTGAACACGCCTTCTCGCCTTGTGAGTATAAAATGAGCCCTGAAACCATGACTGAGGTGCCGCGTGTCGCAGTCGTCATTCCTGCCTACAACGAGCAGGAGACGGTGGGCGACGTCGTGCGGGTGGCGCTGCAACTGACACCAGAGGTCATCGTGGTGTCCGACGGCTCAGGCGACCGAACGGCGGAGGAGGCGCGAGCGGCGGGAGCCCAGGTGATCGACCAGCGAGAGAACACCGGCAAGGGGCCCGCCCTCTACGCCGGTCTGCAGGCCGCCCAGGCCCCATGGATCGTCCTGCTTGACGCCGATCTCGTTGGCCTGACGATCACGCACCTCGACGCCCTCGTCAAGCCGGTGCTGGGAGGTGAACTCGACATGGCCATCGGGGTGTTCAGCGACGGCAGATTCATGACCGACTTCGGCAACCGCATGACTCCACACCTGTCCGGGCAGCGTGCCGCCCGCCGGGCGTGGCTGCTCTCGGTACCGCGCCTCGCGCAGGAACGCTGGCCCGAGCCCGCCATCACCTACGCCCTGAAAAACGACCGGGTGAAGTGGGGGTATGTCGAGCTGCCCCGTCTGTCACAAGTCATGAAAGAAGAAAAACGCGGTTTCTGGAAAGGCGTCAAATACCGCACGCGCATGTACCTCGATCTGCTGACCTTTCGCCGGCGCCGCAAACGGCAGGATGTCGCGGACTGAAAACTGCAGGATAAGCCAGCTCGCCGGTTGGTGCTCTAGAGTGGCTGCATGCGTCGACGCCGAAATTCCTGGCTGATCCTGGCCGTCCTGTTGGTCCTCGGACTGCTGGGTCGGTTGCTGGCCCCTGACTCCCCGTCCGATTTCGGCTCGGCGGGCGAGTGTGGTGAGAAGTTTGCCTTCGGGCGCCCGCTGGTACAGGGAGAAGGGGAAAACGCCACCCTGCTGTGCCGCAAAGGCTACGCCGTGCTGCACGACCCGGACCTGCGGGTTTCGCTGTACGCGGCAGAGCGGCTGACGAACACCGACGCCGACGGCAGCGTGCCCCGGCAGGACGATTTCGAGCCTGACCCCGATCTGCCCGCCGGTGAGCGGGCCGAGTTGTCCGATTACCGGGGCAGCGGCTTTGACCGCGGACACTTGGCCCCGGCGGCTGACTTTTCGGATGACCCGACCGAGATGGACGAATCCTTTTTGCTGTCGAACATGGTGCCGCAGAACGGTCCGATGAACAGCGGCATCTGGTCCGGCCTGGAGTCGGCCACGCGCGCCTGTGCCAAAAGCGTCGGAGAAATTTTCATTTATACCGGGCCCGTATTCGAGGGCGGCGTCAAGCGGACCGTCGGACGCAACCGGGTAGCGGTGCCGACGGGCTTGTACAAGGTCGTGGTCGAGCCAAAGTCGGGTCAGGCCCGGACCTTTCTGATGCCCAACCGTGCCCTGCAGCGCACTTCCGACTTTGGACGGTATGAGGTGCCCGTGACGCGCATCGAACAGCTGACCGGACTCACCTTCTTCCCGGAAGGCCGCATCGACAAGACCCGCTCCGGGGCCTTCTGCGCCAGCAGCTTCGGTTCCTAAGGCCACTGCCGGATGTCTCAAGTTCTGCCTGATCTGTTCCGGTCACCTCCGGATGTGGCGCCGCGCTCGCCCTGGCGGCGCGAGTGCTCGTCTTGCGGGGCCTGTTGCGCGGCACCTGACATCACGGCGCTGCACAAGCCGCTGGGAGTGGCCTGCCGCAACCTCGACGCCCACTGCCGTTGTCAGGTGTATCTCGAGCGCCCCGATGTCTGCCGCAATTACCGGCCCGACTGGGTATGCGGTGAAGTGGCGCCCTTGCCGTCGCTGGAAGCGCGGGTTGCGCGGTTTCTGGAACTCTACCAACTCACGCCAGAGCACACCTTTACCTCGCACGAGGCGCACTAGACTTTCGGCACGACCATGCTAGAAAGTTTTCTGAAAGTGATCGGCGAGTACGGCAATCCCGTCCCGCGTTACACCGGACCCCGCTGTCTGGTCGAGCGCCTCGCGGTGGGAGGGTGCGACTTATGCCAGCAAATCTGCCCGCACGAGGCTATCACCATCGACGCACGCGTCGAAATCAACGACACCCGCTGCACCGGGTGCGGCTTGTGCACCCAGGTCTGCCCGAGCGGTGCGCTGGAGTTCGACGTCACGGCGGCCCTGGGCGCGGTGCGTGAGCAGACGGTCCCGGAGCGGCGCTCAGTTGACGGCTCAGTTGACGATGGTGCCAAGCTGGTGTGCTCGCAGGCCGGCGAATCGGGCAAGACGCTGCCTTGCCTGGCGCGGGTCACGTCCAGCCTCATCGTCGCTGCCGGCGCCTGGGACACGCCCCTCGAGCTTGTTCATGGCGACTGTGCCGACTGCAAGCTGGGTGGACCGCAGGTGCCACAGGAACTGCAAAAGGTCGTCGAGCAGGCGCAGCAGCTGCGCTTGGCCACGGGCCGACCGGCCCAGGTCACGGTCCGGCGCGGAAACGGTGAGGGAGCGGGCGGGGAGGCGGTGTCGCGCCGGGGGGTGTTCGGATCCCTGTTTCGCTCGGCGCGCAGTGTGGTGTCGGAATTGGTGCCCGATCAACCCTTGCCTTTCGTCGACTGGAGCGTGCCGCAAGAACGCGTTCCCGCCGAGTGGCAGTGGCGCAGGCGGGCCCTCAAACCGACGCCGCCGCCGCAGGCGGCAGTGTACTGGCCGGCTCCGGTTGTTGACGACAAGTGCATCCTGTGCCCGGTGTGCGCCAACGTCTGTCCGACGGAAGCCATTGCGCGTGAGTTCGCGCCGGACGGCACCATCACCCTGCACCTCGATCTTGCGGCGTGCACCGGCTGTGATGCCTGCGTGCGCAGCTGTCCACCCGACGCCATGGCCCTGCAGGGTGAATGGGCCGAGGCTGACTTCGCGGCGCCCGTGTTGCTGCGTGACTCGACGTCTGTGTAAGGGAACCGTTCAGGCTAGAATCTGCCCGTGACGACAGATTCTGCACTTCCCGAAGTCTCACGTCGGCCCATCGGGGTGTTCGACTCGGGCGTGGGCGGCCTCTCGGTGTTGCGGGCATTGCGGCGTGAGCTTCCCGGGGAACACTTCGTGTACTATGCCGATTCGGCCCACTGCCCGTACGGTGGGCTTGACGACGAGCAGATCCGCACCCTGACTTTCCGGGCGGTACGCACGCTTGCCGTGCACCCGACCAAAGCGGCCATCATCGCCTGCAACACCGCGAGCGCCTTTTCGCTGGACGCCCTACGCGCCTGGGCGGGGAACGCTTATCCCATCGTGGGTCTGGTTCCGGCCCTGAAGCCTGCCGTGCAGCGTACGCGCAGTGGCGTGGTGGGTGTGCTCGCTACCCCCGGGACCCTGCGCGGTACGCTGCTGGCCGACGTCATCGAGCGTGTGGCCCGGCCGGCCGGGGTCAGGGTAATGACGGCGGTCAGTGAAAAGCTGGTGCCGCTGGTGGAAGCCGGGCAATGGAACGCCCCGGAGACGCGCGCCGAGCTGTGCCGTGTCCTGGCACCGATTGCGCGTGAAGGTGCCGACCAGCTGGTGCTGGGCTGCACTCACTATCCTTTTTTGCGGGAAGCCATCATGGCCGAGTTCGCTTCACATTTTTCGCTTCTTGATTCGGCCGAGGCGGTCGCGCGCCAGACCCGTCGGGTGCTGGCCGAACAACACGCGCTGCGCGAAAATCACGAGTGCGGAGAAGTTCGGGCGTTTACCAGCGGCGACCCTGCACTCGTCGGGCCGGTGGCGTCACGCCTGTTCGGGGAAGCGTTGAGTGTCGAACCCGCGAGCGCCCTGCCAGGTGCCGCGTGAATCGCCAGAACCGGTTGCCCGGTGAGGCGCGCCCCTTGATCGTCGAGCGGGGCGCGAGTCGTCATGCGGAGGGTTCGGCCCTGATTCGATTGGGGCACACCCACGTGCTGGTGACGGTGAGCGTGGAGCACAAGGTGCCGTTTCACGTGCGGGGCAAAAAAACCGGCTGGCTGATGGCCGAGTACGACATGCTGCCGCGCGCCACCCACGAGCGGGTTTCGAGGGAACGCAACCAGTCCGGTGGACGGCGGCAGGAAATTCAGCGTCTCATGGGCCGCGCGCTGAGGACCTGCGTGGACCTCGACCTGTTTCGCGACAAGACCCTGATTGTCGACGCAGACGTGCTGCAGGCCGATGGGGGCACGCGGGTCGCCAGCATTCTGGGCGCCTACGCGGCCCTCTTCGACTTGTCCGACCGCCTCATCGCGAGTGGCAAGCTCAGCGAATGGCCGCTGCGACATGAAGTCGGTGCGGTCTCGGTGGGCCTGGTGGACGCCGGACTGCTCCTTGACCTTGATTACCAGGAGGATCAGGGCGCCCACGCGGACCTGAACGTGGTGGCGACCGGCAGCGGGCAGCTGTTGGAGGTGCAGGGTGGGGCTGAGGGCGTGCCGCTTGATCCCCAGGTATTCTCCGAGATGGTTGTGCTTGGTCTTGCAGGAGTTCAGTCGCTGCTGAGCGAACTGCGCCGTCAGCTGTGAAATGGGCGCCCGAGCGACCTTTCACGCCGATGCCAGGGTGCTGCGCTAGAATCCCGGCGTGAGCATACCCCTACAGCAAGTGGTCCTGGCAACCTCGAATCCGGGAAAAGTTATAGAGATTACCGAGGCGCTTGCCCCGCTCGGCTGGGCCGTGACGCCCGTCGCGGGCCTGGAGTTTCCGCCTGAAGACGCGGCCACCTACGAGGAGAATGCCGCACTGAAAGCTTGCTTTGTCTCGCTTTCGACCGGCCTGCCTGCCCTCGCGGACGATTCGGGCCTTGAGGTCACGGCCCTGCAGGGCGAACCCGGCATTTACAGCGCGCGTTACGGCTCGCGCGCGACCGACGTCGAGCGCAACTTGTACCTGCTCGAGCGTCTGCGTGACGCCCGCACCCCGGACCGCAGCGCGAAGTTTGTCTCGGCTGTGGTGCTGGCTTACCCGGATGGGCACTTGGAAACGTACCGCGGTGAAGTGACCGGCACCATTCTGGAAGGACCGCGCGGCGATCAGGGTTTCGGGTATGATCCCATTTTCGAGGTGGACGGTCTCGGCCGAACGATGGCCGAACGGAGCATTGAGGAAAAACGCGCGGTCTCGCACC
The Deinococcus peraridilitoris DSM 19664 genome window above contains:
- the pyrH gene encoding UMP kinase, whose protein sequence is MYQRVLLKLSGEFLAGEGGFGISPEATEQLAREIKVAKEAGGVEMAIVVGAGNLWRGTRNGAGMDAATADYMGMIATVMNAMALQDALERVGCPTRVQSAIPMSEVAEPYIRRRAMRHLEKGRIVIFGGGTGNPFFTTDSAATLRALEINAEVVLMAKNKVDGVYDDDPRKNPDARKIDAISHMDVVQRGLQVMDATALTLCVEKGLPIVVFDIFAPDNLQRLLSGERVGTLIS
- the frr gene encoding ribosome recycling factor — translated: MTMKSIFGDARARMQKAIEALESNLSVLRTGRANPGILKKIQVEYYGSTMPLDQVASVTTPDARTLLVTPWDRGALGHIERAIRDSDLGLNPNNKGDAIFITLPVLTEERRKDLVKTARTYAEDGKIAVRNVRKSALEDIKKQEGVGEDEIKRAEGEVQKLTDEFVNRVEEVLERKEQEILG
- a CDS encoding CDP-archaeol synthase, which gives rise to MDTLGTRVLTSIIGFTAVVLAIWAGWPLLLPALLVVSTLALREYVHMLSRRDLDVRRKSLYLLGVLLIIASYPGWTAFPLSGVSWREVALGVAVGYFLVVEVISPGERPLERIVYSVFGLLYIPWLLGYFLMLRYLQGADSGLVYLILPLIATFASDVGGFFFGYFFGRRKLAPEVSPAKTIEGAFGGLLLSFVIVFAVSRVVGLWAFSWSIYDSLLFSLLVSSASQLGDLAESLIKRSLGAKDSGATLPGHGGILDRLDSLLFAVPITYLFLTVVGLF
- the dxr gene encoding 1-deoxy-D-xylulose-5-phosphate reductoisomerase yields the protein MRIAILGSTGSIGTQSLDVARERGLTVRALAAGNKLDMLEAQVREFRPELVSVAANILTEARERLPGVRVVADVQEVATADVDVVVAAIPGLAGLPPTRAALEAGRDVALATKEAMVAAGPLIWEAAARGSAHLVPVDSEHTAIYQLLLGEQLSEVGEVIVTASGGPFRLTPENLAEVTPVQALAHPTWSMGPKITIDSATLMNKGLEVLETAALYGLGLERVRVLVHPQSVVHGLVRFQDGNVKAHLSAPDMRLPIAYALSAAATGMTRPGDVRGGPRLERPGAYFPLTGTLEFFEPDFGRFPCLRLAYQAGECGGLAPVALNAADEVAVEAFLAGSLPFTGIPRVIEQILAETPVDTLSWEGLEHTDHWARVRARELTGHAGRSVVGGKA
- a CDS encoding M50 family metallopeptidase; translated protein: MSGTGISIALWLLIIVVATFWHELGHYWAARAQGVGVKSFSIGMGPILVRWRSGGTEWRLSALPIGGYVEIDGMAPTVSERGELRAPTTGYAGLGAPGKIAILLAGPLFNWILAIALLAGNYAAQGVVTPLNDRARVASVAPNSEAQRLGLREGDVIVAINGRDIPESYTVDGQPRPGFRQVQDALALDGPKTFTVERDGRRREVSFNWQARENGERRLLGIGYGEDRKVEQVAVPAAIAAAARTSVAVIPQAVGAFAGLFQRMLTLDLQGNGEVVGPIGTVGIVGQAAQAGVWTVVGIMALINLSLALFNLLPIPGLDGGRIFLVLVQALLRRPLTFQQENFINLTGFALVMLLMLFVVFSDVARFF
- a CDS encoding glycosyltransferase family 2 protein codes for the protein MTEVPRVAVVIPAYNEQETVGDVVRVALQLTPEVIVVSDGSGDRTAEEARAAGAQVIDQRENTGKGPALYAGLQAAQAPWIVLLDADLVGLTITHLDALVKPVLGGELDMAIGVFSDGRFMTDFGNRMTPHLSGQRAARRAWLLSVPRLAQERWPEPAITYALKNDRVKWGYVELPRLSQVMKEEKRGFWKGVKYRTRMYLDLLTFRRRRKRQDVAD
- a CDS encoding DNA/RNA non-specific endonuclease, whose protein sequence is MRRRRNSWLILAVLLVLGLLGRLLAPDSPSDFGSAGECGEKFAFGRPLVQGEGENATLLCRKGYAVLHDPDLRVSLYAAERLTNTDADGSVPRQDDFEPDPDLPAGERAELSDYRGSGFDRGHLAPAADFSDDPTEMDESFLLSNMVPQNGPMNSGIWSGLESATRACAKSVGEIFIYTGPVFEGGVKRTVGRNRVAVPTGLYKVVVEPKSGQARTFLMPNRALQRTSDFGRYEVPVTRIEQLTGLTFFPEGRIDKTRSGAFCASSFGS
- a CDS encoding YkgJ family cysteine cluster protein, which produces MSQVLPDLFRSPPDVAPRSPWRRECSSCGACCAAPDITALHKPLGVACRNLDAHCRCQVYLERPDVCRNYRPDWVCGEVAPLPSLEARVARFLELYQLTPEHTFTSHEAH
- a CDS encoding ATP-binding protein; amino-acid sequence: MLESFLKVIGEYGNPVPRYTGPRCLVERLAVGGCDLCQQICPHEAITIDARVEINDTRCTGCGLCTQVCPSGALEFDVTAALGAVREQTVPERRSVDGSVDDGAKLVCSQAGESGKTLPCLARVTSSLIVAAGAWDTPLELVHGDCADCKLGGPQVPQELQKVVEQAQQLRLATGRPAQVTVRRGNGEGAGGEAVSRRGVFGSLFRSARSVVSELVPDQPLPFVDWSVPQERVPAEWQWRRRALKPTPPPQAAVYWPAPVVDDKCILCPVCANVCPTEAIAREFAPDGTITLHLDLAACTGCDACVRSCPPDAMALQGEWAEADFAAPVLLRDSTSV
- the murI gene encoding glutamate racemase produces the protein MTTDSALPEVSRRPIGVFDSGVGGLSVLRALRRELPGEHFVYYADSAHCPYGGLDDEQIRTLTFRAVRTLAVHPTKAAIIACNTASAFSLDALRAWAGNAYPIVGLVPALKPAVQRTRSGVVGVLATPGTLRGTLLADVIERVARPAGVRVMTAVSEKLVPLVEAGQWNAPETRAELCRVLAPIAREGADQLVLGCTHYPFLREAIMAEFASHFSLLDSAEAVARQTRRVLAEQHALRENHECGEVRAFTSGDPALVGPVASRLFGEALSVEPASALPGAA
- the rph gene encoding ribonuclease PH gives rise to the protein MNRQNRLPGEARPLIVERGASRHAEGSALIRLGHTHVLVTVSVEHKVPFHVRGKKTGWLMAEYDMLPRATHERVSRERNQSGGRRQEIQRLMGRALRTCVDLDLFRDKTLIVDADVLQADGGTRVASILGAYAALFDLSDRLIASGKLSEWPLRHEVGAVSVGLVDAGLLLDLDYQEDQGAHADLNVVATGSGQLLEVQGGAEGVPLDPQVFSEMVVLGLAGVQSLLSELRRQL
- the rdgB gene encoding RdgB/HAM1 family non-canonical purine NTP pyrophosphatase: MSIPLQQVVLATSNPGKVIEITEALAPLGWAVTPVAGLEFPPEDAATYEENAALKACFVSLSTGLPALADDSGLEVTALQGEPGIYSARYGSRATDVERNLYLLERLRDARTPDRSAKFVSAVVLAYPDGHLETYRGEVTGTILEGPRGDQGFGYDPIFEVDGLGRTMAERSIEEKRAVSHRGRALEALRTAHQDGPPARQTVTLE